The Xanthomonas sontii genome contains a region encoding:
- the flgL gene encoding flagellar hook-associated protein FlgL, whose protein sequence is MSNRISSGMIFNQSLNTMLGKQATISHLQQQLSTGQRIVSAADDPVAAGTAVSLDRTVAALARFGDNANNVQNRLNLQENSLAQAGDLMARVKDLTVEANSSALTTPDRKAIAAELKTLHDSLLSLSNSTDGSGRYLFGGTADDAAPFAVVSGNVVYSGNQTQRSVEVAPDTKVSDTLPGSEIFMRVPTGDGTVDAHAAAGNTGTGLLLDFSRDGSGSAWNGGSYSVVFTAATTYEVRDSSGAVVNTGTYAAGESIGLPGLKMRVDGAPAAGDSFQIGASTTKDVFSTISNLVNLLNTDPITPAAKAALQNGLQSSMRDITQASSKMIDARAAGGAQLAAIDNATDLRASNDVTLKTTLSSLRDLDYAQAISQYQLEQSALKAAQTIFTQMQRMSLFDRLG, encoded by the coding sequence ATGAGCAATCGCATCTCCAGCGGCATGATCTTCAATCAGTCGCTCAACACCATGCTCGGCAAGCAGGCGACGATCTCGCACCTGCAGCAACAGCTCTCCACCGGTCAGCGCATCGTCAGTGCGGCCGACGATCCGGTCGCCGCGGGCACCGCGGTCAGCCTGGACCGCACGGTGGCCGCGCTGGCGCGCTTCGGCGACAACGCCAACAACGTGCAGAATCGGCTCAACCTGCAGGAAAACTCGCTGGCGCAGGCCGGCGACCTGATGGCGCGGGTCAAGGATCTGACGGTGGAAGCCAATAGTTCGGCGCTGACCACGCCCGACCGCAAGGCCATCGCCGCGGAGCTGAAGACCCTGCACGACAGCCTGCTGAGCCTGTCCAACAGCACCGACGGCTCCGGCCGCTACCTGTTCGGCGGCACCGCCGACGATGCGGCCCCGTTCGCCGTGGTCTCGGGCAACGTGGTCTACAGCGGCAACCAGACCCAGCGCAGCGTGGAAGTGGCACCGGACACCAAGGTCTCCGACACCCTGCCCGGCAGCGAGATCTTCATGCGCGTACCCACCGGCGACGGCACCGTGGACGCGCATGCGGCCGCCGGCAACACCGGCACCGGCCTGCTGCTGGATTTCAGCCGCGACGGCTCCGGCAGCGCCTGGAACGGCGGCAGCTACAGTGTCGTGTTCACCGCCGCCACCACCTACGAGGTGCGCGACAGCAGTGGCGCGGTGGTCAACACCGGCACCTATGCCGCCGGCGAGAGCATCGGCCTGCCCGGCTTGAAGATGCGTGTGGACGGCGCCCCCGCCGCCGGCGACAGCTTCCAGATCGGCGCCTCGACCACCAAGGACGTGTTCTCCACCATCAGCAACCTGGTCAACCTGCTCAACACCGATCCGATCACCCCGGCCGCCAAGGCTGCCCTGCAGAATGGTCTGCAGTCGTCGATGCGCGACATCACCCAGGCCTCGTCGAAGATGATCGATGCGCGCGCCGCCGGCGGCGCCCAGCTCGCGGCGATCGACAACGCCACCGACCTGCGCGCCTCCAACGACGTGACCCTGAAGACCACCCTGTCCTCGCTGCGCGACCTCGACTACGCACAGGCGATCTCCCAGTACCAACTGGAACAGTCGGCGCTGAAAGCGGCACAGACCATCTTTACCCAGATGCAAAGGATGTCGCTGTTCGACCGGCTCGGCTGA
- a CDS encoding flagellin: protein MAQVINTNVMSLNAQRNLNTTSASLATTIQRLSSGLRINSAKDDAAGLAISERFTTQIRGLDVASRNANDGISLAQTAEGAMVEIGNNLQRIRELAVQSANATNSTTDRGALNSEVKQLASEIDRVSSQTNFNGTKLLDGSFSGALFQVGADAGQTIGINSIVNASAASLGKAGFAATQTTTNALASGTATASGSFSGMVVNGVSIASVSVAVGDVDTDVAKKIASAINDKLAQTGVYASLDSSNKLKLESVKGGQDFSFTAGSATGATGITFDQSGIAATATAAAGTTNFLKDVDISTFQGAQKALSIIDNALTSVNSSRADMGAIQNRFTSTIANLSSTSENLSASRSRIRDTDYAKETAELTRTQILQQAGTAMLAQAKQAPQSVLSLLQG from the coding sequence ATGGCACAGGTCATCAATACCAACGTAATGTCGCTGAACGCTCAGCGGAACCTCAACACCACCAGCGCCAGCCTGGCGACGACGATCCAGCGCCTGTCCTCGGGCCTGCGCATCAACAGCGCCAAGGACGACGCGGCCGGTCTGGCGATCTCCGAGCGCTTCACCACCCAGATCCGCGGCCTGGACGTGGCCTCGCGCAACGCCAACGACGGCATCTCGCTGGCGCAGACCGCCGAAGGCGCGATGGTCGAAATCGGCAACAACCTGCAGCGTATCCGCGAACTGGCGGTGCAGTCGGCCAATGCGACCAACTCCACCACCGACCGCGGCGCGCTGAACTCGGAAGTCAAGCAGCTGGCCTCGGAAATCGACCGCGTCTCCAGCCAGACCAACTTCAACGGCACCAAGCTGCTGGACGGCTCCTTCTCCGGCGCGCTGTTCCAGGTCGGCGCCGACGCCGGCCAGACCATCGGCATCAACAGCATCGTCAACGCCAGCGCCGCCTCGCTGGGCAAGGCCGGCTTCGCCGCCACCCAGACCACCACCAACGCCCTGGCCTCGGGTACCGCCACCGCCAGCGGCAGCTTCTCCGGCATGGTCGTCAACGGCGTCAGCATCGCCTCGGTCTCGGTGGCCGTCGGCGACGTGGACACCGATGTGGCCAAGAAGATCGCCTCGGCGATCAACGACAAGCTGGCCCAGACCGGCGTGTACGCCTCGCTGGACAGCAGCAACAAGCTGAAGCTGGAATCGGTCAAGGGCGGCCAGGACTTCTCGTTCACCGCGGGCAGCGCCACCGGTGCCACCGGCATCACCTTCGACCAGAGCGGCATCGCCGCCACTGCCACTGCCGCCGCGGGTACCACCAACTTCCTGAAGGACGTGGACATCTCGACCTTCCAGGGCGCGCAGAAGGCGCTGAGCATCATCGACAACGCGCTGACCTCGGTGAACTCCTCGCGCGCGGACATGGGTGCGATCCAGAACCGCTTCACGTCCACCATCGCCAACCTGAGCTCCACCTCCGAGAACCTGTCGGCTTCGCGCAGCCGCATCCGCGACACCGACTACGCCAAGGAAACCGCCGAGCTGACCCGCACGCAGATCCTGCAGCAGGCCGGCACCGCCATGCTGGCTCAGGCCAAGCAGGCGCCGCAGAGCGTGCTGAGCCTGCTCCAGGGCTAA
- a CDS encoding flagellin → MAQVINTNVMSLNAQRNLNTTSASLATTIQRLSSGLRINSAKDDAAGLAISERFTTQIRGLDVASRNANDGISLAQTAEGAMVEIGNNLQRIRELAVQSANATNSTTDRGALNSEVKQLASEIDRVSSQTNFNGTKLLDGSFSGALFQIGADAGQTIGINSIVNASAAALGKAGFAATQTTTNALASGTATASGSFSGMVVNGVSIASVSVAVGDVDTSVAKKIASAINDKLAQTGVYASVDSSNKLKLESVKGGQDFSFTAGSATGATGITFDQSGIAATATAAAGTTNFLKDVDISTFQGAQKALSIIDNALTSVNSSRADMGAIQNRFTSTIANLSSTSENLSASRSRIRDTDYAKETAELTRTQILQQAGTAMLAQAKQAPQSVLSLLQG, encoded by the coding sequence ATGGCACAGGTCATCAATACCAACGTAATGTCGCTGAACGCTCAGCGGAACCTCAATACCACCAGCGCCAGCCTGGCGACGACGATCCAGCGCCTGTCCTCGGGCCTGCGCATCAACAGCGCCAAGGACGACGCGGCCGGTCTGGCGATCTCCGAGCGCTTCACCACCCAGATCCGCGGCCTGGACGTTGCCTCGCGCAACGCCAACGACGGCATCTCGCTGGCGCAGACCGCCGAAGGCGCGATGGTCGAAATCGGCAACAACCTGCAGCGTATCCGCGAACTGGCGGTGCAGTCGGCCAACGCCACCAACTCCACCACCGACCGTGGCGCGCTGAACTCGGAAGTCAAGCAGCTGGCCTCGGAAATCGACCGCGTCTCCAGCCAGACCAACTTCAACGGCACCAAGCTGCTGGACGGCTCGTTCTCCGGCGCCCTGTTCCAGATCGGTGCCGACGCCGGCCAGACCATCGGCATCAACAGCATCGTCAACGCCAGCGCCGCCGCGCTGGGCAAGGCCGGCTTCGCCGCCACCCAGACCACCACCAACGCCCTGGCCTCGGGTACCGCCACCGCCAGCGGCAGCTTCTCCGGCATGGTCGTCAACGGCGTCAGCATCGCCTCGGTCTCGGTGGCCGTCGGCGACGTGGACACCAGCGTGGCCAAGAAGATCGCCTCGGCGATCAACGACAAGCTGGCCCAGACCGGCGTGTACGCCTCGGTGGACAGCAGCAACAAGCTGAAGCTGGAATCGGTCAAGGGCGGCCAGGACTTCTCGTTCACCGCGGGCTCGGCCACCGGCGCCACCGGCATCACCTTCGACCAGAGCGGCATCGCCGCCACTGCCACTGCCGCCGCGGGTACCACCAACTTCCTGAAGGACGTGGACATCTCGACCTTCCAGGGCGCGCAGAAGGCGCTGAGCATCATCGACAACGCGCTGACCTCGGTGAACTCCTCGCGCGCGGACATGGGTGCGATCCAGAACCGCTTCACCTCCACCATCGCCAACCTGAGCTCCACCTCGGAGAACCTGTCGGCCTCGCGCAGCCGCATCCGCGACACCGACTACGCCAAGGAAACCGCCGAGCTGACCCGCACGCAGATCCTGCAGCAGGCCGGCACCGCCATGCTGGCTCAGGCCAAGCAGGCGCCGCAGAGCGTGCTGAGCCTGCTCCAGGGCTAA
- the flgK gene encoding flagellar hook-associated protein FlgK: MSILSTGTGALLAFQRALSTVSHNVANINTDGYSRQRTTFATTVPSQYGSEFIGNGTQITDVSRVADQLAISRLFDSTGEVARLKQLSSLSSRVDGLFSDKATSIAGQWSNFFDATTGLSSNASASANRQNLLDAGNSLVTRFKQLNGQLDSLGSEVNNGLLAGTAEANRLATEIAKLNGQIGSNANAAAPDLLDRRDQMIGQLIGYTGGSVIQQDGGMMNVYTSGGQAMVVGTNASTLVTSPDPYQPEKLQIALKTPGGSTPLTSKALGGQIGGFLEFRSNVLDPTKAELGRIATGVASSYNQQHHAGMDLYGQMGGDFFNLPAPTVDGNSANTGTAAFTANVSDLSKLDGQNLLLTYNGTAWSASRADTGASVPMSGSGTNADPFVVNGVTLQVSGTAASGDKFLLQPTANAISKLSVAISDPSRIAAATPIQASATLSNQGTGKVSNVTATNANNANLLTPANIAFIDSTHYSINGGAPQTYTAGQTISANGWSLTMDGVPSAGDSFAVGPTGVGSSNNGNALLLSNLDDAKAFNGGTITLNGAVAGLTTTVGSAARQAKYAADAQDVIQSSAQDARDSLSGVNLDEEAADMLRLQQAYQAASRLISTADTLFQSILSAVR; the protein is encoded by the coding sequence ATGTCCATCCTCTCCACCGGTACCGGCGCCCTGCTCGCCTTCCAGCGGGCCCTGTCCACGGTCAGCCACAACGTCGCCAACATCAATACCGACGGCTACAGCCGGCAGCGGACGACGTTCGCGACCACGGTCCCGAGCCAGTACGGCAGCGAGTTCATCGGCAACGGCACCCAGATCACCGACGTCTCCCGCGTCGCCGACCAACTGGCGATCTCGCGCCTGTTCGACAGCACCGGCGAAGTCGCCAGGCTGAAGCAGCTCTCCAGCCTGTCCAGCCGCGTCGACGGGCTGTTCTCGGACAAGGCCACCAGCATCGCCGGACAGTGGTCGAACTTCTTCGACGCCACCACCGGCCTGTCCTCCAACGCCTCGGCCAGCGCCAACCGGCAGAACCTGCTGGACGCCGGCAATTCGCTGGTCACCCGCTTCAAGCAGCTCAACGGCCAGCTCGACTCGCTCGGCAGCGAAGTCAACAACGGTCTGCTGGCCGGCACCGCCGAAGCCAACCGCCTGGCCACCGAGATCGCCAAGCTCAACGGCCAGATCGGCTCCAACGCCAATGCCGCCGCACCGGACCTGCTCGATCGCCGCGACCAGATGATCGGCCAGCTCATCGGCTACACCGGCGGCAGCGTCATCCAGCAGGACGGCGGGATGATGAACGTCTACACCTCCGGCGGCCAGGCGATGGTGGTCGGCACCAATGCGTCGACCCTGGTCACCAGTCCCGATCCCTATCAACCGGAAAAGCTGCAGATCGCGCTGAAGACCCCGGGCGGCTCGACGCCGCTCACCAGCAAGGCACTGGGCGGGCAGATCGGCGGCTTCCTGGAGTTCCGCAGCAACGTTCTGGATCCGACCAAGGCCGAACTCGGCCGCATCGCCACCGGCGTGGCCAGCAGCTACAACCAGCAGCACCACGCCGGCATGGACCTGTACGGCCAGATGGGCGGCGATTTCTTCAACCTGCCGGCGCCGACCGTGGACGGCAACAGCGCCAACACCGGCACCGCGGCGTTCACCGCCAACGTCAGCGACCTGAGCAAGCTCGACGGGCAGAACCTGCTGCTGACCTACAACGGCACCGCCTGGAGCGCCAGCCGCGCCGACACCGGCGCCAGCGTCCCGATGAGCGGCTCCGGCACCAACGCCGATCCGTTCGTGGTCAACGGCGTGACCCTGCAGGTCTCCGGCACCGCCGCCAGCGGCGACAAGTTCCTGCTGCAGCCCACCGCCAATGCCATCAGCAAGCTGTCCGTGGCCATCAGCGACCCCTCGCGCATCGCCGCGGCGACGCCGATCCAGGCCAGCGCCACGCTCAGCAACCAGGGCACCGGCAAGGTCAGCAATGTCACCGCAACCAACGCCAACAATGCCAACCTGCTGACGCCGGCGAACATCGCCTTCATCGATTCCACCCATTACTCGATCAACGGCGGCGCGCCGCAGACCTACACCGCCGGCCAGACCATCAGCGCCAACGGCTGGAGCCTGACCATGGACGGGGTCCCGTCCGCCGGCGACAGCTTCGCGGTGGGCCCGACCGGGGTCGGCTCGAGCAACAACGGCAACGCCCTGCTGCTGTCCAACCTGGACGATGCCAAGGCCTTCAACGGCGGCACCATCACCCTCAACGGTGCGGTGGCCGGCCTGACCACCACGGTCGGCTCGGCGGCGCGCCAGGCCAAGTACGCGGCCGATGCGCAGGACGTGATCCAGAGCAGCGCACAGGACGCGCGCGACTCGCTGTCCGGCGTCAACCTCGACGAGGAAGCGGCGGACATGCTGCGGCTGCAGCAGGCCTACCAGGCGGCCTCGCGCCTGATCTCCACCGCCGACACCCTGTTCCAGTCCATCCTGAGCGCGGTCCGATGA
- the fliS gene encoding flagellar export chaperone FliS: MYGSSRQYAEQYRKMGISTSVTDADPHKLVAMLFAGACQRIRQAQACLAQGDQARKGKAIGEACAIVGHLNGSLDHEAGGEIAGNLSALYDYVMHRLTEANLHNDDAALTEALELLSEIDAAWAAIPAQQRELATANAS, translated from the coding sequence ATGTACGGTTCCAGCCGCCAGTACGCCGAGCAATATCGCAAGATGGGCATTTCCACCAGCGTCACCGATGCCGATCCGCACAAGCTGGTCGCCATGCTGTTCGCCGGCGCCTGCCAGCGCATCCGCCAGGCCCAGGCCTGCCTCGCGCAGGGCGACCAGGCACGCAAGGGCAAGGCGATCGGCGAGGCCTGCGCCATCGTCGGCCATCTCAACGGCTCGCTCGACCACGAGGCCGGCGGCGAGATCGCCGGCAATCTGTCGGCGCTCTACGACTACGTGATGCACCGGCTGACCGAAGCCAACCTGCACAACGACGATGCCGCGCTGACCGAAGCGCTGGAACTGCTCAGCGAGATCGACGCGGCCTGGGCCGCCATTCCCGCGCAGCAGCGCGAACTGGCCACGGCGAACGCGTCGTGA
- a CDS encoding response regulator transcription factor, translated as MRVIIVDDHTLVRAGLSRLLQTFADVDVVAEASNAQQAVDLATLHRPDLVLMDLSLPGRSGLDALTDVLHSSPKTRVVMMSMHDDPVHVRDALDRGATGFVVKDAAPLELELALRAASANQVFLSPQISSKMIAPMLGRERPVGIAALSPRQREILRQIGRGQSNKEIASDLGISVKTVETHRARMMESLGCRRANDLVLLAARHQGELS; from the coding sequence GTGCGAGTCATCATCGTCGACGATCACACCCTGGTACGCGCCGGCCTGAGCCGGCTGCTGCAGACGTTTGCGGACGTCGACGTGGTCGCCGAGGCCAGCAACGCGCAACAGGCCGTGGACCTGGCCACCCTGCACCGCCCCGACCTGGTGCTGATGGACCTGTCCCTGCCGGGGCGCAGCGGCCTGGACGCGCTCACCGACGTGCTGCACAGCTCGCCCAAGACCCGGGTGGTGATGATGTCGATGCACGACGACCCGGTGCATGTGCGCGATGCGCTGGACCGTGGCGCCACCGGCTTCGTGGTCAAGGACGCCGCCCCGCTGGAGCTGGAGCTGGCGTTGCGCGCGGCCAGCGCCAACCAGGTGTTCCTGAGCCCGCAGATCTCCTCCAAGATGATCGCGCCGATGCTCGGCCGCGAGCGCCCGGTCGGCATCGCCGCACTGTCGCCGCGGCAGCGCGAGATCCTGCGCCAGATCGGCCGCGGCCAGAGCAACAAGGAAATCGCCTCGGACCTGGGCATCAGCGTCAAGACCGTCGAGACCCACCGCGCGCGGATGATGGAATCGCTGGGCTGCCGCCGCGCCAACGATCTGGTCCTGCTGGCCGCACGCCACCAGGGCGAGCTGAGCTGA
- the fliD gene encoding flagellar filament capping protein FliD produces MSTTGIGSGLDIPSFVAKLVAKERQPQEDRINRDGTASSAQLSSLSTIKSALSNLQTAMSTVSDSADKGAYKATIDDGAGYTATVTSSANAGKYGIEVVKLAQSQKLTSSAYASGAVVGGGTLTIAYGSTTLNINVDAGSKLSDVAAFINKAANGAGVTASVVTADDGDHLVLNAVDTGTKGALTITTSGGDGGLAKLTYPPGNNGGLTQTIAAADAVVKVDGFQRTSSSNTIADLVPGVAINLTKAVAGTSFNLNITNDNTPLKANLTALVSAYNSANSVLKSSSAYDATNKKASPMTGDAMVRGLQQSLRRLVSDNVSGLMAMGVTIDKDGVMSFDSAKFDTAAAADPSAAKTLLGNNGSFGTGMSTLLKSNLDSTSGTLTQRTDAINKHIADLTDQLGDLDKRMQALSDQYTARFTAMETLVTQMQSVSDGLAKQFK; encoded by the coding sequence ATGTCCACCACTGGAATCGGCTCAGGCCTGGACATTCCCAGCTTCGTCGCCAAACTGGTGGCGAAGGAACGCCAGCCGCAGGAAGACCGGATCAACCGCGACGGTACCGCTTCCAGCGCGCAACTGTCGTCCTTGAGCACGATCAAGAGCGCGCTGTCCAACCTGCAGACGGCGATGAGCACGGTGTCCGACAGCGCCGACAAGGGCGCCTACAAGGCGACCATCGACGACGGCGCCGGCTATACCGCCACCGTGACCTCCAGCGCCAACGCCGGCAAATACGGCATCGAGGTGGTGAAACTGGCGCAGTCGCAGAAACTGACCTCGTCGGCCTACGCCAGCGGCGCCGTCGTCGGTGGCGGCACCCTGACCATCGCCTACGGCAGCACCACGCTCAACATCAACGTCGATGCCGGCAGCAAGCTCAGCGACGTGGCCGCCTTCATCAACAAGGCCGCCAACGGTGCCGGCGTGACCGCCAGCGTGGTCACCGCCGACGATGGCGACCATCTGGTGCTCAACGCGGTCGACACCGGCACCAAGGGCGCCCTGACCATCACCACGTCCGGCGGCGACGGCGGCCTGGCCAAGCTCACCTACCCGCCCGGCAACAACGGCGGGCTGACCCAGACCATCGCCGCCGCCGACGCGGTGGTGAAAGTGGACGGCTTCCAGCGCACCTCCAGCAGCAACACCATCGCCGACCTGGTGCCCGGCGTGGCCATCAATCTCACCAAGGCCGTGGCCGGCACCAGCTTCAATCTCAACATCACCAACGACAACACCCCGCTGAAGGCCAATCTGACTGCCCTGGTCAGCGCCTACAACTCCGCCAACAGCGTGCTCAAGTCGTCCAGCGCCTACGACGCCACCAACAAGAAGGCCTCGCCGATGACCGGCGATGCGATGGTGCGCGGCCTGCAGCAGTCGCTGCGCCGGCTGGTCAGCGACAACGTGAGCGGCCTGATGGCGATGGGCGTGACCATCGACAAGGACGGGGTGATGAGCTTCGACAGCGCCAAGTTCGACACCGCGGCGGCCGCCGATCCGTCGGCGGCCAAGACCCTGCTCGGCAACAACGGCAGTTTCGGTACCGGCATGAGCACGCTGCTGAAGAGCAACCTGGACAGCACCAGCGGCACGCTGACCCAGCGGACCGACGCGATCAACAAGCACATCGCCGACCTGACCGACCAACTCGGCGATCTCGACAAGCGCATGCAAGCGCTGAGCGACCAGTACACCGCGCGCTTCACGGCGATGGAGACGCTGGTGACGCAGATGCAGAGCGTGAGCGACGGTTTGGCCAAGCAGTTCAAATGA
- a CDS encoding PilZ domain-containing protein, whose amino-acid sequence MNTGSDGAAQHPADAELFHDTLSCELALPADFRLGNGAGRLAAGEALLRSLAQIEDLRGEDGSDDRSESTAQTQRMEAKLDLMLVLLGRLARQHEDALPLRPLCWSRRGVRLELGARSGAAAGAAGLLRLQPSDWLPDHLELPVRVLAEAATAGVVQLWLRFETQPPGLEEAVERHLFRLHRRQIADSRRAR is encoded by the coding sequence ATGAACACCGGCTCGGACGGCGCGGCGCAGCACCCGGCCGACGCCGAGCTGTTCCACGACACCCTCAGTTGCGAACTGGCGCTGCCGGCGGATTTCCGCCTGGGCAACGGCGCCGGCCGGCTCGCTGCCGGCGAAGCGCTGTTGCGCAGCCTGGCGCAGATCGAGGATCTGCGCGGCGAGGACGGCAGCGACGACCGCAGCGAGTCCACCGCGCAGACCCAGCGGATGGAGGCCAAGCTCGACCTGATGCTGGTGCTGCTGGGCCGGCTGGCCCGCCAGCACGAGGATGCCCTGCCGCTGCGGCCGCTGTGCTGGTCGCGCCGGGGCGTGCGGCTGGAGCTGGGCGCGCGCTCGGGCGCCGCGGCCGGCGCCGCCGGCCTGCTGCGCCTGCAGCCCTCGGACTGGCTCCCGGACCACCTGGAACTGCCGGTACGGGTGCTGGCCGAGGCCGCCACCGCGGGCGTCGTGCAACTTTGGCTACGGTTCGAGACACAGCCGCCGGGCCTGGAAGAGGCCGTGGAACGCCACCTGTTCCGGCTGCACCGCCGGCAGATCGCCGACAGCCGGCGCGCGCGCTGA
- the flgJ gene encoding flagellar assembly peptidoglycan hydrolase FlgJ → MRISAAPFDLHASTQNDPAKIDKVSRQLEGQFANMLVKSMREASFGNSLFPGENQTFRDMYDQQLAKGLTDGKGLGLAAMISKQLGGGQPAATTPANTSLGAAKAAKAYSLVSGQSGNGPMALQGEAALAAGATAGAGVGPWSGAEATAAPQQQVLDMIAGRESSAMHQAIGSSPADGSAGMSWAGADDRWSNVQAAADSGTAIDPSAAAAANAAAASLGERTPEGFVAKIWNHAQKAAQELGVDARALVAQAALETGWGRRGISRGDGASSNNLFGIKATGWNGDRVTTGTHEYVDGVKQSQTADFRAYSSPAESFADYVRLLKTNPRYQQALKAGTDIRGFAQGLQRAGYATDPAYAAKIAAIAGGPTIGRAVAAIGSAAAGGIERVLASTVDPSGLVRR, encoded by the coding sequence ATGCGTATCTCGGCCGCTCCCTTCGACCTGCACGCCTCTACCCAGAACGATCCGGCCAAGATCGACAAGGTCTCGCGCCAGCTCGAAGGGCAGTTCGCCAACATGCTGGTCAAAAGCATGCGCGAGGCCAGTTTCGGCAATTCGCTGTTCCCCGGCGAGAACCAGACCTTCCGCGACATGTACGACCAGCAGCTCGCCAAGGGCCTGACCGACGGCAAGGGGCTGGGCCTGGCGGCGATGATCTCCAAGCAGCTCGGTGGCGGCCAGCCGGCGGCGACCACGCCGGCCAATACCTCGCTGGGCGCGGCCAAGGCGGCCAAGGCCTACTCGCTGGTGTCCGGTCAGTCCGGCAACGGCCCGATGGCGCTGCAGGGCGAAGCCGCGCTTGCCGCCGGTGCCACGGCCGGCGCCGGCGTCGGCCCGTGGAGCGGCGCCGAGGCGACCGCCGCCCCGCAGCAACAGGTGCTGGACATGATCGCCGGCCGCGAGAGCAGCGCCATGCACCAGGCCATCGGCAGCAGCCCGGCCGACGGCAGCGCCGGCATGTCCTGGGCCGGTGCCGACGACCGCTGGTCGAACGTGCAGGCGGCCGCCGACAGCGGCACCGCCATCGATCCCAGCGCCGCCGCGGCCGCCAACGCCGCCGCGGCCAGCCTCGGCGAGCGCACCCCGGAAGGCTTCGTCGCCAAGATCTGGAACCATGCGCAGAAGGCCGCGCAGGAACTGGGCGTGGACGCGCGCGCCCTGGTCGCGCAGGCCGCGCTGGAAACCGGCTGGGGCCGCCGCGGCATTTCCCGCGGCGACGGCGCCAGTTCCAACAACCTGTTCGGGATCAAGGCCACCGGCTGGAACGGCGACCGCGTGACCACCGGCACCCACGAGTACGTGGACGGGGTCAAGCAGTCGCAGACCGCCGATTTCCGTGCCTATTCCTCGCCGGCGGAAAGCTTCGCCGACTACGTGCGCCTGCTGAAGACCAATCCGCGCTACCAGCAGGCGCTGAAGGCCGGCACCGACATCCGCGGCTTCGCCCAGGGCCTGCAGCGCGCCGGCTACGCCACCGACCCCGCCTACGCAGCCAAGATCGCCGCCATCGCCGGCGGCCCGACCATCGGCCGTGCGGTGGCCGCGATCGGCAGCGCCGCCGCCGGCGGCATCGAGCGCGTGCTGGCCAGCACCGTCGATCCGTCCGGCCTCGTGCGCCGTTGA
- a CDS encoding flagellin: protein MAQVINTNVMSLNAQRNLNTTSASLATTIQRLSSGLRINSAKDDAAGLAISERFTTQIRGLDVASRNANDGISLAQTAEGAMVEIGNNLQRIRELAVQSANATNSTTDRGALNSEVKQLASEIDRVSSQTNFNGTKLLDGSFSGALFQVGADAGQTIGINSIVNASAASLGKAGFAATQTTTNALASGTATASGSFSGMVVNGVSIASVSVAVGDVDTDVAKKIASAINDKLAQTGVYASLDSSNKLKLESVKGGQDFSFTAGSATGATGITFDQSGIAATATAAAGTTNFLKDVDISTFQGAQKALSIIDNALTSVNSSRADMGAIQNRFTSTIANLSSTSENLSASRSRIRDTDYAKETAELTRTQILQQAGTAMLAQAKQAPQSVLSLLQG from the coding sequence ATGGCACAGGTCATCAATACCAACGTAATGTCGCTGAACGCTCAGCGGAACCTCAACACCACCAGCGCCAGCCTGGCGACGACGATCCAGCGCCTGTCCTCGGGCCTGCGCATCAACAGCGCCAAGGACGACGCGGCCGGTCTGGCGATCTCCGAGCGCTTCACCACCCAGATCCGCGGCCTGGACGTGGCCTCGCGCAACGCCAACGACGGCATCTCGCTGGCGCAGACCGCCGAAGGCGCGATGGTCGAAATCGGCAACAACCTGCAGCGTATCCGCGAACTGGCGGTGCAGTCGGCCAACGCCACCAACTCCACCACCGACCGTGGCGCGCTGAACTCGGAAGTCAAGCAGCTGGCCTCGGAAATCGATCGCGTCTCCAGCCAGACCAACTTCAACGGCACCAAGCTGCTGGACGGCTCCTTCTCCGGCGCACTGTTCCAGGTCGGCGCCGACGCCGGCCAGACCATCGGCATCAACAGCATCGTCAACGCCAGCGCCGCCTCGCTGGGCAAGGCCGGCTTCGCCGCCACCCAGACCACCACCAACGCCCTGGCCTCGGGTACCGCCACCGCCAGCGGCAGCTTCTCCGGCATGGTCGTCAACGGCGTCAGCATCGCCTCGGTCTCGGTGGCCGTCGGCGACGTGGACACCGATGTGGCCAAGAAGATCGCCTCGGCGATCAACGACAAGCTGGCCCAGACCGGCGTGTACGCCTCGCTGGACAGCAGCAACAAGCTGAAGCTGGAATCGGTCAAGGGCGGCCAGGACTTCTCGTTCACCGCGGGCAGCGCCACCGGTGCCACCGGCATCACCTTCGACCAGAGCGGCATCGCCGCCACTGCCACTGCCGCCGCGGGCACCACCAACTTCCTGAAGGACGTGGACATCTCGACCTTCCAGGGCGCGCAGAAGGCGTTGAGCATCATCGACAACGCGCTGACCTCGGTGAACTCCTCGCGTGCGGACATGGGTGCGATCCAGAACCGCTTCACCTCCACCATCGCCAACCTGAGCTCCACCTCGGAGAACCTGTCGGCCTCGCGCAGCCGCATCCGCGATACCGACTACGCCAAGGAAACCGCCGAGCTGACCCGCACGCAGATCCTGCAGCAGGCCGGCACCGCGATGCTGGCTCAGGCCAAGCAGGCCCCGCAGAGCGTGCTGAGCCTGCTCCAGGGCTAA